The following is a genomic window from Balneolales bacterium ANBcel1.
GAGATCTCCTGATCATCCAGGGAGAACATCAGCGTTCCGGCCACATCCCACTCGATCATCTGTCCCAGCACATTCTCGATCATCATGGTCGCGCCCTCCTCGTGCGGATCAAAATCGGCCTCGACCCGGTACTTGCGATCGACTTCGAACCGGTCGATTCCATCAAAATGGCGGAGATGCGGACTATTATCATCATACAGGCGGATACCGAATTTATCATCGCGCTGCACCACGAACCAGGTCAGTGTCCGGTACTGCAGCTCCTTCCGCTCATCGGAAGGATATATCAGCTCTTCGCGGACCCCTCGCCCGCGGTTGTCGCGAATATCGACATTTCCAACCACCCGGATGAACACCGAGTCACTCCTGAGTTCAAATATTCCGGCATACTCCGGAATAGAACCCTCGGGAAAACGGACGCGCGCCCGTTCGCCACTACCGAAAAGCTGTTCGCCCTCATCCAGCCAGTAAAGGCCCGCCAGGCGAAGCCACCCCTGGTCATCATTGAGCCTTTCAATGCGGTTACTGTGCCACTCTTCAACCCATGCGAGATACTCCTCGTCCTGTTCCTCCGGCAAAGAAGACTCTCCCGCATTTTCCGCAGCGCCAAGTTCGGTTACCGTCCCAAATTTCAGGGGATAGGATATGACGGCCAGCAGACAGACCAACAGCGCGGCAACCCGTAAAAATTGACGTAAAATCACATTCATCAGACCCGTATCCATTGTTTATGGCAAAAAAAAATCAGACCCCGTTACAACGCCAAAGGTAATTAATTATGCGAAAAAAAGAAGGGCCGAATGTATCAACATCCGGCCCACTTTCAGGTCTGTTAGCAAAGAATCTTCCCAAACGGGAATAATTCCAGGCCTTCATAGAGATAGAGCACAAATAGGTACTTTCCTTACACATTTTTTTATTTTTTTTTAGACGCTCCAATAAACGCTCTCTGTTAGGGCGGCGAATGATCCGGACCGATCGGTTGTTACATGGGACAACTAACGAGCATATTTGTACTTACAGCAACCTAAACAGAAAAAAAACGGGGAAAATCATGACCAATACGACTTCCGATCAAAACAAGGATATTGCTCTTTTGCTTTTGCGTCTGGGCGTGGGTCTCATTTTTGTAGTTGCCGGATGGGGCAAAATAACCGGCATCGAGGGTGTGCAAGGCTTCTTCGGTGACATAGGTATCCCGATGGCTGGTTTCATGGCCTGGGTAGTTGCCATCGTTGAGTTTGTTGGCGGACTAATGGTGCTTGCCGGTGCCTATATCCGTATTCCGGCCATACTCCTGGCTGTAATTATGGTGGTCGCCATCCTCACAACCAAACTGGGTCAGGATTTCTCGGCATATCGACTTGACCTGATGCTGCTTGTTGCCAGCGCCGCGCTCGCACTGATGGGCAGCGGTGGATACTCGGTTGACAAGAAAGTTCAGGGCACCTGATCCGCCGCAACAGACGGCACCTTTCGGCGATCGGGTGCGAAGCCTTTCCGGCCGGGCACCCCACATCTGCTTCGGGATCCCGGCCGGAGACCTGCTTCGTCTTCAATTGAAAACCAGGATAGCCCTGGCACGGAACTGTCCTGCAGTCACAACCTATGGATCCGATTACGCACGGCCTGACCGGCGCCGCAGCCGCTCAGCTGGCATCCGACAAAGAGAAGCAAAGGCCTGCCGCGTTGACCGGCCTGGTCGCAGCGATGCTCCCCGACCTGGAGACGTTTATTCATCATCCTGCCGATCCTCTTTTCAATATTGAAATACACCGGCAGTTCACGCACGCCCTCCTGTTCATACCGGTGGGAGCCCTCCTGACCGCAGGACTCCTCTGGTGGCTGATGCGAAACCACCTCTCTTTCCGTGAGCTTTTTTTCTTCAGCCTGCTGGGCTTCGCCACTCATGGCTTCATGGATGCCGTGACCAGCTACGGCACCGAGCTGCTTTGGCCTTTTTCCGACACCCGAGTCGCCTGGCATCTGCTGCCCATCGTGGATCCGCTGCTGACCATAGTGATGGGCGTTCTGGCAGGAGCCGCCTTCTACTATCGCAAAAAAAGGTTCGCCTGGCTCTTCTTTGCCTGGCTGGCGATCTATCTTCTGGCCGGATTTATCCAGCGTGAGCGGGGTACCGCAGCTATGGAAGCCGTAGCGCAGCAAAGAGGTCACACGGTCGAGCGGATGGTAGTAAAGCCCACGATCGGAAATCTGGTGCTTTGGCGGAGCACCTACCAATCCGGCGATTCCATTCATGTGGATGCTGTTCGTTCCGGATTCTTTGCACCACCGGTGGTTTATCCTGGGGATGTAACCCCGCTTGTCACGCCATCCCGCCATTTCTCACACATGAAAGGAACCGTTCTGTACGATGATCTGCGCAGGTTTCAGCGTTTCTCGGACGGCTACCTGATTTTCCATCCGGACGATGACCAGATCATTGGTGATGCCCGCTATTCCATGGTACCCAACGAGCTTGTCCCGTTGTGGGGAATTGAGGCGGATACGACCAAACCGGATCGGCATGTCCCTTTCCTCTATTTTCGTGATACCGGTGAAGAGGTCAGGAATACGTTTCTGGAAATGGTGCTGGGAAAAAAACAGCCCTGACGAAACGGGTCCGCCAGGGCTGTACTCTTGTTGCGCTCAGGATAATTGTCTTACATGCTCAATACTCCGGCGCTAAACCGGCTCAACGGATTAATACTGCTGTCCGCCCGGCTCTCCCTCTTGCATTTGCTCTTCCTGGATCATTTGCTGAACTCTTTGCTGCAGCTCGGGATCCTGCTGAACCGCCATGTTGATCTCCTGAAAACGGTCCATGTCGATGCCTTCCTGCTCTACCGCCGCCTCAAGCTGCACATTCATCTCTTCCTCAATTACCTGAATCTGCTCGAAGGCACTCTCAAATTTGGCCATATCCTCCGCTGAAACGTCAAGCTCTTCGGGAGATTCTCCCATCTGCTCGGCGCGCATGATATTGTTGTAGGTCTGGACATCGATGCCCTCTTCATTTACAACCTCAACCATCTCCTGCTGCGACTGAGCCTGCACCGTCTGAGCATTCATGGACGCATCCACAAAAGCTTCCAGTTCATCGTCGGAAACTTCGATTTGCGGCGCCTCCGGCTGGGGCTGTTCAAACTGCGCCTGTGCCGGCACTGCGAAACAAGCAAATGCGATAGCGGTGAGTGCGATGATAAGGGACTGAAATTTCATATAGGAACCTCGTTACTTTGGTGTTCTTTTGTTGCGTTTTTTATTTGTTCAGTGTCCCTACAACTCACCGGAATGCGCTGTATTACCCTCTTAATTTTTTTTAGCACCCTTTTTCAGGATACAATAGTTGTAAAATTTCGTAAACATAGAGCTTGTTCACCGATTCTCAGCTTTATACCGGGGTGGCGGCGATATTGGCGTCATGTGTCCACAGGATGGCAAGAATTTCTCTTCCGGGAGGCAGGCGAAACCGTTTAAAGCTTGACAGCCAGCAGAATGGCAAAAAACAGGGCCAGTGCAAAGAAATAATGGATGACTACCGGCATGGTATGACGGATCGGTATCCGGAACA
Proteins encoded in this region:
- a CDS encoding DUF1684 domain-containing protein — its product is MILRQFLRVAALLVCLLAVISYPLKFGTVTELGAAENAGESSLPEEQDEEYLAWVEEWHSNRIERLNDDQGWLRLAGLYWLDEGEQLFGSGERARVRFPEGSIPEYAGIFELRSDSVFIRVVGNVDIRDNRGRGVREELIYPSDERKELQYRTLTWFVVQRDDKFGIRLYDDNSPHLRHFDGIDRFEVDRKYRVEADFDPHEEGATMMIENVLGQMIEWDVAGTLMFSLDDQEISMVALGTGDRLFIPFADATTGDETYPGGRFVYIDRPSPGEPAVIDFNVSYNPPCAINPHTTCPLPPPQNRLNVAIRAGEKHYEMYREEE
- a CDS encoding DoxX family protein; the encoded protein is MTNTTSDQNKDIALLLLRLGVGLIFVVAGWGKITGIEGVQGFFGDIGIPMAGFMAWVVAIVEFVGGLMVLAGAYIRIPAILLAVIMVVAILTTKLGQDFSAYRLDLMLLVASAALALMGSGGYSVDKKVQGT
- a CDS encoding metal-dependent hydrolase codes for the protein MDPITHGLTGAAAAQLASDKEKQRPAALTGLVAAMLPDLETFIHHPADPLFNIEIHRQFTHALLFIPVGALLTAGLLWWLMRNHLSFRELFFFSLLGFATHGFMDAVTSYGTELLWPFSDTRVAWHLLPIVDPLLTIVMGVLAGAAFYYRKKRFAWLFFAWLAIYLLAGFIQRERGTAAMEAVAQQRGHTVERMVVKPTIGNLVLWRSTYQSGDSIHVDAVRSGFFAPPVVYPGDVTPLVTPSRHFSHMKGTVLYDDLRRFQRFSDGYLIFHPDDDQIIGDARYSMVPNELVPLWGIEADTTKPDRHVPFLYFRDTGEEVRNTFLEMVLGKKQP
- a CDS encoding DUF4168 domain-containing protein, coding for MKFQSLIIALTAIAFACFAVPAQAQFEQPQPEAPQIEVSDDELEAFVDASMNAQTVQAQSQQEMVEVVNEEGIDVQTYNNIMRAEQMGESPEELDVSAEDMAKFESAFEQIQVIEEEMNVQLEAAVEQEGIDMDRFQEINMAVQQDPELQQRVQQMIQEEQMQEGEPGGQQY